GCAGAACATGGGAACGTTCCCAAGTTCTAAacttaaatgtgaaaagaaacacTGCTCACACGACATGTTTTCATTACCATTTCTGCGAAGCTAAAACCTCAGACTGCACAGATGAgtcagaaacaggaagcaggaaggtGAATGCATGCTCACCTGAAATCCACCTGATTGTCTGATCATCATTGATCTCACAGGACTCTAAACCAAACAATCGAAGCGATCGAATTGGCGTCAAAATGAGTCTGTCATTgagataaatgaaagaaaatgtatgtttcaCCGTCCCCATTGAAACACGAGCCAGCCGACGGCGAGCAGTCGCATGAAGGTCGTCCACAGTGATCTGTGCCCGTGCAGCGTTTAATCAGTGCTCCTGTCATTCCCGTGTGTGCAGGCCCGGtgtgagggaggcagaggaCGGCTTCAGCGAGGAGCAGCAGGAGTCCTCTGATGAGGACATGGAGTGGAGTGGGAATAACTCTCTCTTCGCCAACCTGTCCATCCCCCAGCTCGACGGGGCGGCGGACGAGAACAGCGGTGAGTCATCTCAcgctgagacacacagagacggCACTTAAATGTCAGATTGCTTTGATGCTTATCTTACATCTCCTGCTGATTCATGTCCCATGGAGGATATCACAGTACGGACCTGACAGCGGCCGCACAATAAACATCTGGGTTGACACCAGGTCTTAGCTGCATGATCCAATTTCATTTTGGGGGAGATTTGATTTAATGCTGGATGATACAGGACGTTGGGGTTTTAAATGATGATCTGGAGTTGAATGAACTCTTCAGAAACGTTGCAGTGGCTGTGGAGGCAGAGTTTGGTACGTGGTGGAAGTTAAAGGCTTATTACGCTGCatatttatctgtatttatctgtaatttacatttctttgaTGGAGACAGTCGAGACCGAAGGAAATACAGGGAGAGAGTAGGAGGAAGACGTGCAGATCATAGTCTGGGAATCAAACCGCTGCTGAACAGAGCACATTCTCACACTTTCCTCACACTTGCACATGTTTCATTCAGAGGTGACAAAAGACCAAACCGAGGTCAAACTCCACGTTTTCCTCCCTGATTCCTTCATGTTTTCTGCATCACTGTCTGTCCCTGCcgcttcctgtttgttttggcatgaaaaagcaaaatgagCGAACTCCAGACATTTTCCTTCTTAACCACGGGTCGAGAGGAAAGGGGGGAAACGATATTCGATCGCTCGCTCATGGATCCAGCACGGCGACCGACAGGATTTATAGTTTAGGGGACGAGAGGAATAGCAagagaaaatacacagattttgatgtaaaaacacacatcaagagataaatgaacaattaacaCTGGGAAACTGTAACTGCACGATATGTATTTGATggctgatatatatatataaaatactgatatgctttttttattttttgcatctGATAAAGtacagtttaataataataataataataacaaatgagaaacaaaaatTGCTGAATGTAAATGAACATGTATTTAACACTAGGTTTAAATCTATTTCTTGCATCTGCTGACTGAcggtcctcttcttcttcttcttcttcttcttcttcttcttcttcttcttctgttgcttCCGTAGATTCCTCGTTAACGGACAGCAGCTCCAGGACTCAGTCTTCTCTCATAGTCGCAGAAAAGATGCTTGGAAAGAGGAACCCCTTCCCCGGGGAGACGGTTCACCTGGAGCCGCCCTCCTCGGCCAAGACCCTTCTGGAGTACAAGCACCCGGAGCACAGACCGGTTCATGTGCTGGACACGGAGCAGCCGCTCGACAAGCACTTTCAATTAAAAAGCAGCcaggacagcagcagtgaatgTTCAACGGGGTTCAGGGTTAATAAAGAAATCCCCTACATCCCGCCGGTCAAACACCCCATCCCCTGCAAAATAGCCAACCACCCCGAGGCGTCGCCCTGTGTAAACAAAGAGGATATCCAGCCCCTGTACACCTATGACAAGAAAACCTCTATAGCCTTGGATAAGACAGAATTAGAAAGTTTCCCGTTTGGTAACGGACAAGTCACCAAAAGCAGGAAGAAGTACAGCAGCATAAAGAATGTAGAAACAAACTGTCTGTCCATTCTCCAGAACCACCGgaccttctctctctgttactCCGAGCTGAGGAACTGCTCGGCCAAGACGGAGCTGGAGCTGAGCCAGAAGGACGGTAAAAGCCCCATCCTGAGGAACATGTCGTCCGCCCCGTCTCCCATGGAGGAGAGGGAGTTCCTCGATCCgcaggaggaagagatgggCCAGGACAGCGAGGAGGGTGACGTCGGCGAACTCAAAATCAGGTACGAGGACTATCAGGAAAATAAGACGGAGAAGACTATCGTGGCCCAGCAGGAAGCGCACTACAAGTTCTTTCCCAGCGTCATCCTCTCTAACTGCCTCAGTCGGAAAAAAGCTGGGAGCAAGAAGCTAACGGATTCGTGCAGCAAGTCGGTGGAAGCCCAGCCTCGCAGGTCCAGGCtaaaagtgaataaaagaaGGTTAGGGATGACGGGACAGAGGAACAAATTAAACACAGTTGAAAGCTCTACCTCTGACAGCTTCACCTCAATCACCGCTGCTGTGGACGCAGAGATGCCACCTCCAGACGAAAGGGCCGAAGAGGCAGAGCCGGTTCAGGATGAGCCCGTCACAGAGGGACAGACGGCGGCACAGGAGGAGCCAGAACTGGAGGACGGGTTTGAAACTGAAAGGACAGAGCCAGAGGCTCCCGAGCCCGCTCTCTCCAACTCCACCGCCGTTTCCTGTCTTTCCGAAGAAGCTACAGACACGGCGGAGGACAGGTTAAGCCCGCTGCAAGATTTATCCGCTAAAGTCACCTGCACCAAACCTTCAGCTCTGCCCGGGAGTAAATACACCCTGAGGGCCAAACGGAAAATGATCTACGACGACGAGGACGGAGAACACTCGGGTGCTGCTCGTTCAAAAAACCCAGCCGCCGTCAAGGACAGCGGCAAGGTCAAGGACAGCGTTGTCCTCGGCGTGCAGGAGGCGAAGTACCAGAAACGGCGCAAGAAAGAACCCCCCATCATCATCAAGTACATTATTATCAACAGGTTCAAAGGACAGAAGAACATGCTGGTGAAGATGTCCAAGGTGAACGCCGAGGAGCCGCTGGTGCTGCTGACGCCGGGGAAACTGGATCTGTACAATAAACTGGCGCCTCTGAAGGATTTCTGGCCCAAAGTGCCGGAATCCACTGCGGTCAGGTTCCCCGTCGCCGAGCCCAAGGCCAAGAAACACCCCAAACGAAAGACAAAGGTCAACGCCACCAATAAGAAGACGGCCGGCAGCGTCTCCAGACCTCGAGTCAGGCAGGGCGAAGGGGTCAGAAGGACTAAAGGCTGTCAGAGAGGTCCGATCCTCCCCTCTCTACCGCCCCCTCGCCCATGTTACTGCGAGCTAGCCGATGACCATGACGTTGAGTATACGGATGTCATGGTGGAGTTGGGATACCTCTCCGATCAATCCCCGAGCCCCACGGACTTGACGCCCCCCCGTTGTTGGTCCCCGAGCGACCCTCTTATGGACGGCTCCGAACAGCTGATAAACCCGCTCAGCGACCCGTGTCTTAGCTCCGCTTTTCACAAGCCGCGCGCTGCGTCTTCAACCACAGGAGCGCGAAACAAGCGTCAAACTGCCCGCTGTAAGAAACCTGCAGAAAGTAGAAGGAAAGTAAACAAGTCGACCACCAAGCCTCCAGAGGAAGCAGAGCCCAGAGCGGCTGCTgcgagacagaggaagaaaactaAAGGTGTGGTCGAAGGTCCTAGCAACAGTCCCGCAACCGCAACCAAACCGAAGAGGACCCGCAAAAAGAAGACGGCAGAACCCAAAAGCCTTGAGTCGAGTAAAGACGGCTCTCAGCTCCTCTTCCCGGAGGATGAGCCGCCTCCTTCTGAGAGCTCCTCTCAGGAGTTGCCTCCATTTCAGCGGGCGGTGAGCACAGACGGCAACAGCCAGGGCGCCGTCCCGACTCCACCCACACCAGACTCCAGCTCGGACGCCCGGTCCGTAGAGCCAAAGGTGGAGGACTGTGAGACTTCAATCATGGAGGTCAACCGAAGCCTCTCACCTCATGTGAAGCAGCAAAGCTGCCAGACCGCTGTGGTGAAGGCGGAGGCGTCACAGGAGGAGTGCGCGGCTCCTCCGCCTCCCCTGGCTGGTCGACTCTTACTGGAAGACGGTAAAGAAGCCTCCCCACACTCAGGCCCTAAGAACGGGGAGATCCCCGCTCTGTGTGACACCCCCTCCGGCTTGACTGTCCTCAAGCAGCTTCTCCAGAAGAGGCAGCAGGGACAGACGCTTCCCCGACAAGTGGTCGGTGCACACAGCCACTCCACTGCCATGGCTCAGGCCGCAGCGCTGCTAGATCCTACAGCTAAACCAGCCAAATCCAGAAAAGCTCCCTCCGCCTCTCAGCGTAAACCCAGGGCGCCGAAACCTGCCACCCCCAAGAGTAAAAAGCCCCGAATCAGGAAAGGCAAGACGAGCGGCACTCAGCCAGATCCGACAGTGAAGCAGGAGGGCAACGTGTCGGACGACTGCCCCCTCTTTCTGTCAGACCCGGGCCTGGACGCTTGTAACTTCATAGAGGACAGCTTGTCCCCGGAGCTCCCGCACAACTACACGTTCGATATCAACGCTATCGATCAGACGGAGTTCTCCAGCCCGTACAGCGGCAGCCAGTTTGTCCTGACTGATAAAAATCTACCTGTCAAGTTCCTGAGTGACGTGAGCCAGGAGGCCGTGTGCGCTCAGAGCCTGGGCTTCGAGAAGAAACTGGACAGGCTGTTTGTCTGTGGGGAGGAGCTTCAAAGGGGCTCAGACTGGCACAAAGCGACGCCCGCGAGCCCCGACCTCTTCGACAGACCCGAGAACAAGGAGTCCGCGTCGAATCACCTCACGTTCCTTGACTCTGAGCGGATCAAGAGCAGAGAGTGGGACCTCTCTTTATGTAAAGCCCACAGCCTCAGCCCCTTTCAAGACTTTCACTGTGAGAGAaaagagctgctgttttccGTCTTCGAGCCCGTCCTGCCGCTGCCTTTAAGCTCCGCCTCCTTCGTCGACCACGAGGGCTCACCGACGGGGGATCTCCTGGAGGGCATGGATGGACTGACGTCCACCACGCCCAGTAGCTCCCCCCGCTCCGTCGGCTCGCTATCCCAGGTGAGGGCGAGCCAGCTGCTGCGGGGGGCGGGAGGCGGAGCCCACGTCCTCAAGCCCCTCATGTCCCCTCCGAGTCGGGAGGAGATCCTCAACACTCTGCTGGACCTGGAGATGTCGGAGGCGACCTTCCAAGAGCCCTTCTGCAGCGACCCCTCCGACGCCCCGGGGAAACCAATGTAAGACTGTACACACCAGCAACCAGACATTTTATATATCATCACATGCAGCATCATCACATTTAGTACAGCGGATAGATTAGATGTAGTGGAGAAGGAAGCACTCaggtaaagtacaagtacctcaaaataaTACTGTTTACTTAGTCATCTGACTCCAGAGCCTCTTACTCCTCGAAAGATGGCTTCTCCACTTTCTGTGGCTCAGATAAAATGGTGACgcttaaaatgtattattgccTCTATATGAATAACAATGTCAAAggtaaaaatattcaaaacgACTGGCTTGCTTTATGAGGAATGAAATGTGTAAAACTGCTTTATTTGATCAATATATTGCGGATGATTCATTAATAGATTTAGTTTGATTCTATCACAGTAATGTTAATGATATAATTAAACTCTCTGTCTTTGCTCCAGGGAGGTTGGCGGCCGTAAGCTAACGGTGGGCACCAGACTGACGAAGGAGCTAGCAGAGTTCAGCGGAGAGCTCTCTTTGGAGGGCCTCTGCTTCTGGAAGACGGCTTTCTCCGCCATGACGCACCCCGCCGCCAATATTACCTCATGTTCCCAAGCGCAGGGAGCCTCGGAGGCGAGCAAAGAGCCGGCCCGACGCGACCCGTCCTCAGCCGGCGACAAGAAGGTGATTCTTCTGCCCTGCAAAAACCCACCGAGCCGAGAGCGCGTGAGTCTGTGGCTGGAGGCCAGGAAACAGTACGAGTGTCTGCAGAAGTGGAGGAGAGACACGGGGCTGCTGAAGAACAACGGGAGGGCTGGGTTGGATTTTGAGGAGGAGAACCCGGAGAGAAGCGCGCAGCCATCGGTGAAGGTGGAGCTGTGCGGGAACCTCTCCGGTGTCAGGcctcagaggaggaagaagcgGAGTTTGTCCTTACTCATATCTCCTCTGAAGAACACAGGCTCTCACAGTAAATCCTCACAGGTGAGTCCAGTCTCAGATGAAGGAGCTGTGGATCTTGAGCAGGAGGAACAAGGCaaaggtgatgatggtgatgatgatgatgatgatgataaaaccACCTCTCCAGAGTCCCCCGAGCTGCCTCCGTGGCAGCAGTCCCGTCAGCCCAGCCCCTCAGGCCCAGACCAGCTCGGCTCAAACAGGCAGAGTGAAATCTCTCCAGAACCGCCGTCACCTCGGCTCTCTAACTCCCCGGAGCGGCTCGGAGAGAACCGCAGTCCCTCGCGCCTCCCTGTCAGCAGTAATGGCGAAGATGGCAGGAGTAGTCCCCATCTCCTTCACAGCACCCCCTTCtcgaggaggaggcggaggagcaAGGAAGACGTGGAGCCCGTGTGCAGCACGCCCATCTCCCAGGGTAAGAAATCAGTCATTTGATCCGTCTTACGAACACAAGAGTTTCAACTCAGACCGACGTCGTCGCGCATTTCTGCTTCCTGCCATCGCCTCATTCGTCTGTTTCTTTCCTGCTGCAGAGAGTCACGGCTCTCAGAGACTTCACTGGAGGAGGACGAGTCAGCCGGACCCGCTGAGGAGAGTGTTACTGACCACACAGATAAAGGTcagaccccacacacacacacacacacacacacacacacacacacacacacacacacacacacacataaaccacCATTTCACCAGTTCGGCCTGGTTAGAAAAACCAGTGCAGACCTCTGCATCTTCTCGTTGCTTCATCAGTTTGAACCCGATTCCGTCTGAAGCGTCTGCTTTGTTCATTTTGGATTTTCCTCATATTCTCTTTGGTCGTCCACAGAACCAGTTTGCTGCTCTGAACGtgccaaagaaagaaaactccCAGATCGAAGGGCCCAGCATAGCCAACTCTTACGGCTTCAAAGTCAGCATGCAGAACTTACAGGAAGCCAAAGCTCTGCATGAGGTGAGCTGCTCCTGGACTCTCTTTAGTTAATGAACTCCGCTCATATCAGAGAAATCAGAGTGAGttgatttctttatttcattattattattattattttaaattgcTGCGTTTTGAGCCGCAATACTTTAGTAGCACCAATCACAAAGTGTCAAATACTgaaaccatatatatatatctatatatatatatagatatatatatttagatattcgTATCCACTTGACTTCCATTTGATATCGCTTCAGTTAGAAATAAGTCCAGCAGGTTCACATATGGTTTCAGGAGGCGGCAGACTTAAGACACAAACTgatgtctctcctcctcctcctcaggtccAGTACCTAACCCTGATGGGCATGGAGCTCCATGCAAGAACTCGTCGCGACCTGGAGCCTGACCCCGAGTTCGACCCCATATGTGCCTTATTCTACTGCCTCAGCTCTGACGCCCCCTTGCCTGATGTCGACAGCACACAGCTGACCGGTGCCATTGTGGTGGACAAAGACTATCAAAGCAGAGACGGAGGTGAAGATATCGCTTCCTTTTAAGTCTTCGTGTGTGATTTCTCTGAGGTGTTTGTGGTCGTGTCAGATCGATGAGTCTGTTCTTTAAATGTGTTCAGCAGGTGACAGAGGAACAGCGCCCCTGCTGGTCAGGTCGGGCGTCTCTGGGCTGCAGGTCAAATGTGCCACTGATGAGAAGATGCTGTTGCAGGAGCTGATCAGCATcatgaggaggtgtgtgtgtgtgtgtgtgtgtgtgtttgtgtgtgtgtgtgtgtgtgtaggagataattatatattttttgatctTAAAACTGAAACGTCTGTGTTAACATGGCTGCGCTCTCGTCAGGTTCGACCCAGACATCCTGTTAGGATACGAGGTGCAGATGCGATCCTGGGGCTACCTGCTGCAGCGCGCCGCCGTGCTCGGAGTGGACCTGTGTCAGCAGCTGTCACGAGTGCCAGGTAGGGGCCGCTCGCCGCCGACGCCAGTAGTTAATGTAGAAGGtcaaaggtgctatatgtagtttttattcctccacgcctgcgacagtcagagccggaggccATGT
The window above is part of the Seriola aureovittata isolate HTS-2021-v1 ecotype China chromosome 19, ASM2101889v1, whole genome shotgun sequence genome. Proteins encoded here:
- the rev3l gene encoding DNA polymerase zeta catalytic subunit isoform X2; translation: MFAVRIVTADYYLARPIKDLDVCYSEFRQSDVKKVPVVRIFGATPAGQKTCLHLHGVFPYIYVPYDGHGQQPERYLRQVAFSIDRALNVAMGNPASSTQHVFKVVLVSGMPFYGYHNKEKHFMKIYLFNPQMVKRVCELLQSGAVMSKSYQPHEGHIPYLLQLFIDYNLYGMNLLNLGAVKFRRSQSKEVPDRQTPSRPSISPWKSPCTSKLNDSSLGGTFVRWEENAIPCSLVLDDVAKQSTCELEVDAVAVDVLNRLEIENQIGRNPGLQAIWEDEKQRRREKNQATQIETPESQDREFVTATESEKIFMRRFKEILKENEFDVTQASSVGDGEDDHEDLPGDLTLHSDLLTPEGPLCTPANAVEVHRDSQPDSVRNSGKIPEEAVVDEEAILSLLENSQTFLPLSQTSNHSPLLDSSQDHAIIDLLAGLEDDGFCRTPVGQSSQPQSLPGARSYHCNSDEEEAEPELDRAEAELSVIMSQRWDNEAPQRSSLQRPGVREAEDGFSEEQQESSDEDMEWSGNNSLFANLSIPQLDGAADENSDSSLTDSSSRTQSSLIVAEKMLGKRNPFPGETVHLEPPSSAKTLLEYKHPEHRPVHVLDTEQPLDKHFQLKSSQDSSSECSTGFRVNKEIPYIPPVKHPIPCKIANHPEASPCVNKEDIQPLYTYDKKTSIALDKTELESFPFGNGQVTKSRKKYSSIKNVETNCLSILQNHRTFSLCYSELRNCSAKTELELSQKDGKSPILRNMSSAPSPMEEREFLDPQEEEMGQDSEEGDVGELKIRYEDYQENKTEKTIVAQQEAHYKFFPSVILSNCLSRKKAGSKKLTDSCSKSVEAQPRRSRLKVNKRRLGMTGQRNKLNTVESSTSDSFTSITAAVDAEMPPPDERAEEAEPVQDEPVTEGQTAAQEEPELEDGFETERTEPEAPEPALSNSTAVSCLSEEATDTAEDRLSPLQDLSAKVTCTKPSALPGSKYTLRAKRKMIYDDEDGEHSGAARSKNPAAVKDSGKVKDSVVLGVQEAKYQKRRKKEPPIIIKYIIINRFKGQKNMLVKMSKVNAEEPLVLLTPGKLDLYNKLAPLKDFWPKVPESTAVRFPVAEPKAKKHPKRKTKVNATNKKTAGSVSRPRVRQGEGVRRTKGCQRGPILPSLPPPRPCYCELADDHDVEYTDVMVELGYLSDQSPSPTDLTPPRCWSPSDPLMDGSEQLINPLSDPCLSSAFHKPRAASSTTGARNKRQTARCKKPAESRRKVNKSTTKPPEEAEPRAAAARQRKKTKGVVEGPSNSPATATKPKRTRKKKTAEPKSLESSKDGSQLLFPEDEPPPSESSSQELPPFQRAVSTDGNSQGAVPTPPTPDSSSDARSVEPKVEDCETSIMEVNRSLSPHVKQQSCQTAVVKAEASQEECAAPPPPLAGRLLLEDGKEASPHSGPKNGEIPALCDTPSGLTVLKQLLQKRQQGQTLPRQVVGAHSHSTAMAQAAALLDPTAKPAKSRKAPSASQRKPRAPKPATPKSKKPRIRKGKTSGTQPDPTVKQEGNVSDDCPLFLSDPGLDACNFIEDSLSPELPHNYTFDINAIDQTEFSSPYSGSQFVLTDKNLPVKFLSDVSQEAVCAQSLGFEKKLDRLFVCGEELQRGSDWHKATPASPDLFDRPENKESASNHLTFLDSERIKSREWDLSLCKAHSLSPFQDFHCERKELLFSVFEPVLPLPLSSASFVDHEGSPTGDLLEGMDGLTSTTPSSSPRSVGSLSQVRASQLLRGAGGGAHVLKPLMSPPSREEILNTLLDLEMSEATFQEPFCSDPSDAPGKPMEVGGRKLTVGTRLTKELAEFSGELSLEGLCFWKTAFSAMTHPAANITSCSQAQGASEASKEPARRDPSSAGDKKVILLPCKNPPSRERVSLWLEARKQYECLQKWRRDTGLLKNNGRAGLDFEEENPERSAQPSVKVELCGNLSGVRPQRRKKRSLSLLISPLKNTGSHSKSSQVSPVSDEGAVDLEQEEQGKGDDGDDDDDDDKTTSPESPELPPWQQSRQPSPSGPDQLGSNRQSEISPEPPSPRLSNSPERLGENRSPSRLPVSSNGEDGRSSPHLLHSTPFSRRRRRSKEDVEPVCSTPISQESHGSQRLHWRRTSQPDPLRRVLLTTQIKNQFAALNVPKKENSQIEGPSIANSYGFKVSMQNLQEAKALHEVQYLTLMGMELHARTRRDLEPDPEFDPICALFYCLSSDAPLPDVDSTQLTGAIVVDKDYQSRDGGDRGTAPLLVRSGVSGLQVKCATDEKMLLQELISIMRRFDPDILLGYEVQMRSWGYLLQRAAVLGVDLCQQLSRVPGDSRENRFGADTDEYGADTMTEIHVVGRVIINLWRVMKTEVTLNNYSFENVAFHVLHQRFPLYSPRTLSDWFDHSTHLYRWKTVDHYVSRVCGTMQLLQQHDIIGRTSELARLFGIQFFHVLTRGSQYRVESMMLRVAKPLNYIPVTPSVQQRAQQRAPQCLPLVMEPESRFYSNSLVVLDFQSLYPSIVIAYNYCYSTCLGHMDSLGTPDEFKFGCTSLRVPPELLYQLRNDITVSPNGIAFVKASVRKGVLPSMLEEILSTRIMVKQSMKTYKQDKALMKLLDARQLGLKLIANVTFGYAAANYSGRMPSVEVGDSIVHKARETLERAIKLVNDTKKWGARVVYGDTDSMFVLLKGATKEQAFKIGNEIAEAVTATNPKPVKLKFEKVYLPCVLQTKKRYVGYMYESLDQKEPVFDAKGIETVRRDGCPAVSKILERSIKLLFETRDISQVKQFVQRQCAKVLDGRASMQDLTFAKEYRGSGSYRPGACVPALELTRRMMAYDRRLEPRVGERVPYVVVYGLPGVPLIQLVRRPMEVLQEPALRLNATYYVTKQILPPLARMFQLIGVDVFSWYQELPRVQKASCSSAAGGEEVGRKGTISQYFTTLHCPVCDELTQLGVCSRCRAEPQRVAVTLYQDMRQWESQQDQLLKICRNCSGCAERQVPCVSLDCPVLYKLARVNRQLSKAPYLRQLLEQF
- the rev3l gene encoding DNA polymerase zeta catalytic subunit isoform X1 — its product is MFAVRIVTADYYLARPIKDLDVCYSEFRQSDVKKVPVVRIFGATPAGQKTCLHLHGVFPYIYVPYDGHGQQPERYLRQVAFSIDRALNVAMGNPASSTQHVFKVVLVSGMPFYGYHNKEKHFMKIYLFNPQMVKRVCELLQSGAVMSKSYQPHEGHIPYLLQLFIDYNLYGMNLLNLGAVKFRRSQSKEVPDRQTPSRPSISPWKSPCTSKLNDSSLGGTFVRWEENAIPCSLVLDDVAKQSTCELEVDAVAVDVLNRLEIENQIGRNPGLQAIWEDEKQRRREKNQATQIETPESQDREFVTATESEKIFMRRFKEILKENEFDVTQASSVGDGEDDHEDLPGDLTLHSDLLTPEGPLCTPANAVEVHRDSQPDSVRNSGKIPEEAVVDEEAILSLLENSQTFLPLSQTSNHSPLLDSSQDHAIIDLLAGLEDDGFCRTPVGQSSQPQSLPGARSYHCNSDEEEAEPELDRAEAELSVIMSQRWDNEAPQRSSLQRPGVREAEDGFSEEQQESSDEDMEWSGNNSLFANLSIPQLDGAADENSDSSLTDSSSRTQSSLIVAEKMLGKRNPFPGETVHLEPPSSAKTLLEYKHPEHRPVHVLDTEQPLDKHFQLKSSQDSSSECSTGFRVNKEIPYIPPVKHPIPCKIANHPEASPCVNKEDIQPLYTYDKKTSIALDKTELESFPFGNGQVTKSRKKYSSIKNVETNCLSILQNHRTFSLCYSELRNCSAKTELELSQKDGKSPILRNMSSAPSPMEEREFLDPQEEEMGQDSEEGDVGELKIRYEDYQENKTEKTIVAQQEAHYKFFPSVILSNCLSRKKAGSKKLTDSCSKSVEAQPRRSRLKVNKRRLGMTGQRNKLNTVESSTSDSFTSITAAVDAEMPPPDERAEEAEPVQDEPVTEGQTAAQEEPELEDGFETERTEPEAPEPALSNSTAVSCLSEEATDTAEDRLSPLQDLSAKVTCTKPSALPGSKYTLRAKRKMIYDDEDGEHSGAARSKNPAAVKDSGKVKDSVVLGVQEAKYQKRRKKEPPIIIKYIIINRFKGQKNMLVKMSKVNAEEPLVLLTPGKLDLYNKLAPLKDFWPKVPESTAVRFPVAEPKAKKHPKRKTKVNATNKKTAGSVSRPRVRQGEGVRRTKGCQRGPILPSLPPPRPCYCELADDHDVEYTDVMVELGYLSDQSPSPTDLTPPRCWSPSDPLMDGSEQLINPLSDPCLSSAFHKPRAASSTTGARNKRQTARCKKPAESRRKVNKSTTKPPEEAEPRAAAARQRKKTKGVVEGPSNSPATATKPKRTRKKKTAEPKSLESSKDGSQLLFPEDEPPPSESSSQELPPFQRAVSTDGNSQGAVPTPPTPDSSSDARSVEPKVEDCETSIMEVNRSLSPHVKQQSCQTAVVKAEASQEECAAPPPPLAGRLLLEDGKEASPHSGPKNGEIPALCDTPSGLTVLKQLLQKRQQGQTLPRQVVGAHSHSTAMAQAAALLDPTAKPAKSRKAPSASQRKPRAPKPATPKSKKPRIRKGKTSGTQPDPTVKQEGNVSDDCPLFLSDPGLDACNFIEDSLSPELPHNYTFDINAIDQTEFSSPYSGSQFVLTDKNLPVKFLSDVSQEAVCAQSLGFEKKLDRLFVCGEELQRGSDWHKATPASPDLFDRPENKESASNHLTFLDSERIKSREWDLSLCKAHSLSPFQDFHCERKELLFSVFEPVLPLPLSSASFVDHEGSPTGDLLEGMDGLTSTTPSSSPRSVGSLSQVRASQLLRGAGGGAHVLKPLMSPPSREEILNTLLDLEMSEATFQEPFCSDPSDAPGKPMEVGGRKLTVGTRLTKELAEFSGELSLEGLCFWKTAFSAMTHPAANITSCSQAQGASEASKEPARRDPSSAGDKKVILLPCKNPPSRERVSLWLEARKQYECLQKWRRDTGLLKNNGRAGLDFEEENPERSAQPSVKVELCGNLSGVRPQRRKKRSLSLLISPLKNTGSHSKSSQVSPVSDEGAVDLEQEEQGKGDDGDDDDDDDKTTSPESPELPPWQQSRQPSPSGPDQLGSNRQSEISPEPPSPRLSNSPERLGENRSPSRLPVSSNGEDGRSSPHLLHSTPFSRRRRRSKEDVEPVCSTPISQESHGSQRLHWRRTSQPDPLRRVLLTTQIKNQFAALNVPKKENSQIEGPSIANSYGFKVSMQNLQEAKALHEVQYLTLMGMELHARTRRDLEPDPEFDPICALFYCLSSDAPLPDVDSTQLTGAIVVDKDYQSRDGAGDRGTAPLLVRSGVSGLQVKCATDEKMLLQELISIMRRFDPDILLGYEVQMRSWGYLLQRAAVLGVDLCQQLSRVPGDSRENRFGADTDEYGADTMTEIHVVGRVIINLWRVMKTEVTLNNYSFENVAFHVLHQRFPLYSPRTLSDWFDHSTHLYRWKTVDHYVSRVCGTMQLLQQHDIIGRTSELARLFGIQFFHVLTRGSQYRVESMMLRVAKPLNYIPVTPSVQQRAQQRAPQCLPLVMEPESRFYSNSLVVLDFQSLYPSIVIAYNYCYSTCLGHMDSLGTPDEFKFGCTSLRVPPELLYQLRNDITVSPNGIAFVKASVRKGVLPSMLEEILSTRIMVKQSMKTYKQDKALMKLLDARQLGLKLIANVTFGYAAANYSGRMPSVEVGDSIVHKARETLERAIKLVNDTKKWGARVVYGDTDSMFVLLKGATKEQAFKIGNEIAEAVTATNPKPVKLKFEKVYLPCVLQTKKRYVGYMYESLDQKEPVFDAKGIETVRRDGCPAVSKILERSIKLLFETRDISQVKQFVQRQCAKVLDGRASMQDLTFAKEYRGSGSYRPGACVPALELTRRMMAYDRRLEPRVGERVPYVVVYGLPGVPLIQLVRRPMEVLQEPALRLNATYYVTKQILPPLARMFQLIGVDVFSWYQELPRVQKASCSSAAGGEEVGRKGTISQYFTTLHCPVCDELTQLGVCSRCRAEPQRVAVTLYQDMRQWESQQDQLLKICRNCSGCAERQVPCVSLDCPVLYKLARVNRQLSKAPYLRQLLEQF